In one Corallococcus sp. EGB genomic region, the following are encoded:
- a CDS encoding VOC family protein, with translation MTEHAAGTVSWVDLAAWDLEKAQDFYGALFGWTFDPSSKENGYYTMARKNGQHVAAMMPRPKDAPFPPAWNTYFAVESVDRSVARVKELGGQVMMEPMDVMEAGRMAFCTDTTGAAFGFWQPNLFPGAGLVNEPGAMAWHEAKSRDGAKAVAFYKDLFGMTADKMPDDRMQYWVVKKDGRETAGVMQMDASTPANVPPHWMTTFSVANTDEAAATVTAKGGQVLMQPFDSPYGRIAIVADPGGATFGIITLARPA, from the coding sequence ATGACGGAGCACGCTGCGGGGACGGTGTCCTGGGTGGATCTGGCGGCCTGGGACCTGGAGAAGGCCCAGGACTTCTATGGGGCGCTGTTCGGCTGGACGTTCGACCCCAGCTCCAAGGAGAACGGCTACTACACGATGGCCCGCAAGAACGGCCAGCACGTGGCGGCGATGATGCCGCGCCCCAAGGACGCGCCGTTCCCTCCGGCGTGGAACACCTACTTCGCCGTGGAGAGCGTGGACCGCTCCGTCGCCCGGGTGAAGGAGCTGGGCGGTCAGGTGATGATGGAGCCCATGGACGTCATGGAGGCGGGACGCATGGCCTTCTGTACGGACACCACCGGCGCGGCCTTCGGCTTCTGGCAGCCGAACCTGTTCCCCGGCGCGGGGCTGGTGAACGAGCCCGGCGCCATGGCCTGGCATGAGGCCAAGTCGCGCGACGGCGCCAAGGCCGTGGCCTTCTACAAGGACCTCTTCGGGATGACGGCGGACAAGATGCCGGACGACCGGATGCAGTACTGGGTCGTGAAGAAGGACGGCCGTGAGACGGCGGGCGTGATGCAGATGGATGCCTCGACGCCCGCGAACGTGCCGCCCCACTGGATGACCACCTTCTCCGTGGCCAACACCGACGAGGCCGCCGCCACTGTCACCGCCAAGGGCGGCCAGGTGCTCATGCAGCCGTTCGACTCTCCCTACGGCCGCATCGCCATCGTCGCCGACCCGGGCGGCGCCACCTTCGGCATCATCACCCTGGCGCGGCCGGCGTAG